A stretch of Brassica rapa cultivar Chiifu-401-42 chromosome A08, CAAS_Brap_v3.01, whole genome shotgun sequence DNA encodes these proteins:
- the LOC103868090 gene encoding NLR family CARD domain-containing protein 3 isoform X1 — MASSSSSSLCLHSLPKASSGLNQWRGRLRFEFRGSSAFLSPAVVFLQQSPRLSAIRASSEGSSRRRGYNESQAVSGFSNAKVQQIASNVLPVGSFVVVTFVLWKVVEKFMSPKSPKTSSAGDSKSSTEGVKWSIGAGTNLLQGFAAKVDRENKQRLNEFAKELRSFRSVDMSGCNFGDEGLFFLAESLGYNQTVEEVSFSANGITAAGVKAFDGVLQSNIMLKVLNLSGNPIGDEGAKTLCATLMENSSIEILQLNSTDLGDEGAKEIAELLKRNSTLRVIELNNNMIDYSGFTSLAGALPENNTIRNLHLNGNYGGALGANALSKGLEGNKSLRELHLHGNSIGDEGIRALMAGLSSHKGKLALLDLGNNSITAKGAFYVAEYIKRSKCLVWLNLYMNDIGDEGAEKVADALKQNRSIATIDIGGNNIHAEGVNAIAQALKDNAIITTLEVGYNPIGPDGAKALSEILKFHGNVKTLKLGWCQIAAKGAEYVADMLRYNNTISVLDLRANGLRDEGASCLARSLKVVNEALTSVDLGFNEIRDDGAFAIAQALKANEDVTVTSINLGNNFITKFGQSALTDARDHVLEMTEKEVEIFF; from the exons ATGGCGTCGTCTTCCTCTAGCTCACTCTGTCTCCACTCTCTCCCCAAG GCTTCTTCCGGGTTAAACCAATGGAGGGGTAGGTTACGCTTCGAGTTTCGCGGCAGCTCAGCGTTCCTTTCTCCGGCGGTGGTGTTTCTTCAGCAAAGTCCGAGACTTTCTGCGATCAGAGCTTCATCAGAGGGAAGCTCGAGGCGTAGGGGTTACAATGAGTCGCAAGCGGTTAGTGGGTTTTCTAATGCTAAAGTTCAGCAGATTGCTTCTAACGTCTTGCCCGTTGGCTCATTCGTTGTCGTCACCTTCG TTTTGTGGAAAGTGGTTGAGAAGTTTATGTCTCCAAAGTCTCCAAAGACTTCTTCAGCTGGAGATAGCAAGTCTTCTACGGAAGGAGTGAAGTGGTCGATCGGTGCTGGTACTAATCTGTTGCAAGGGTTTGCTGCAAAGGTTGATAGGGAGAACAAGCAGAGGCTTAATGAGTTTGCTAAAGAACTCAGGTCCTTCAGAAGTGTTGACATGTCAG GATGCAACTTTGGAGATGAAGGACTGTTTTTTCTTGCTGAAAGCCTTGGGTATAATCAG ACTGTTGAGGAAGTTAGTTTTTCTGCAAATGGGATTACAGCTGCGGGAGTTAAAGCCTTTGATGGTGTTCTTCAATCAAATATTATGTTGAAGGTTCTTAACCTCTCTGGAAACCCTATCGGTGATGAAGGAGCTAAG ACTTTATGTGCTACATTGATGGAAAATTCTAGCATTGAGATTCTTCAGCTGAACAGTACTGATCTAGGAGACGAG GGTGCGAAAGAAATTGCTGAGTTGTTGAAGAGAAACTCAACCTTGAGGGTTATTGAGCTGAATAATAACATGATTGACTATTCT GGATTCACAAGTCTTGCTGGAGCTCTTCCTGAGAATAATACAATACGAAATTTACATCTCAA TGGAAACTATGGTGGTGCATTGGGTGCCAATGCTTTATCCAAAGGTCTTGAGGGTAATAAGTCTTTACGG GAGCTTCATTTGCATGGAAACTCCATTGGAGATGAAGGGATCCGTGCTTTGATGGCTGGTCTTTCTTCCCacaaag GGAAACTGGCTCTGCTTGACCTCGGTAACAACTCAATCACCGCAAAGGGTGCCTTCTATGTAGCAGAATACATCAAGAGAAGCAAGTGCCTGGTTTGGTTGAACCTGTACATGAATGACATAGGCGATGAG GGAGCTGAAAAGGTAGCAGATGCTCTGAAGCAGAACCGTTCAATTGCAACCATTGACATT GGTGGAAACAACATCCACGCAGAGGGAGTTAATGCTATAGCGCAAGCTCTGAAAGATAATGCAATTATTACGACG TTAGAGGTTGGTTATAATCCCATAGGACCTGATGGAGCAAAAGCCTTATCCGAAATTCTCAAGTTCCATGGAAATGTAAAGACGCTCAAACTTGGTTGGTGCCAG ATAGCAGCTAAGGGTGCTGAATACGTTGCAGACATGTTGAGATATAACAACACGATCTCGGTTTTGGACTTGCGAGCAAATGGACTTAGAGATGAG GGAGCTTCTTGTTTAGCTCGGAGCTTAAAAGTAGTTAATGAAGCTCTGACGTCAGTGGATCTAGGATTCAATGAGATTCgg GATGATGGTGCATTCGCCATTGCTCAAGCTCTAAAGGCCAACGAAGATGTCACAGTTACATCAATAAACCTGGGGAACAACTTCATCACCAAGTTTGGACAG AGTGCTCTTACGGATGCTAGAGACCATGTTCTTGAGATGACTGAAAAGGAAGTAGAGATTTtcttctag
- the LOC103868090 gene encoding NLR family CARD domain-containing protein 3 isoform X2: MSRKRLVGFLMLKFSRLLLTSCPLAHSLSSPSLTVLWKVVEKFMSPKSPKTSSAGDSKSSTEGVKWSIGAGTNLLQGFAAKVDRENKQRLNEFAKELRSFRSVDMSGCNFGDEGLFFLAESLGYNQTVEEVSFSANGITAAGVKAFDGVLQSNIMLKVLNLSGNPIGDEGAKTLCATLMENSSIEILQLNSTDLGDEGAKEIAELLKRNSTLRVIELNNNMIDYSGFTSLAGALPENNTIRNLHLNGNYGGALGANALSKGLEGNKSLRELHLHGNSIGDEGIRALMAGLSSHKGKLALLDLGNNSITAKGAFYVAEYIKRSKCLVWLNLYMNDIGDEGAEKVADALKQNRSIATIDIGGNNIHAEGVNAIAQALKDNAIITTLEVGYNPIGPDGAKALSEILKFHGNVKTLKLGWCQIAAKGAEYVADMLRYNNTISVLDLRANGLRDEGASCLARSLKVVNEALTSVDLGFNEIRDDGAFAIAQALKANEDVTVTSINLGNNFITKFGQSALTDARDHVLEMTEKEVEIFF; the protein is encoded by the exons ATGAGTCGCAAGCGGTTAGTGGGTTTTCTAATGCTAAAGTTCAGCAGATTGCTTCTAACGTCTTGCCCGTTGGCTCATTCGTTGTCGTCACCTTCG CTGACAGTTTTGTGGAAAGTGGTTGAGAAGTTTATGTCTCCAAAGTCTCCAAAGACTTCTTCAGCTGGAGATAGCAAGTCTTCTACGGAAGGAGTGAAGTGGTCGATCGGTGCTGGTACTAATCTGTTGCAAGGGTTTGCTGCAAAGGTTGATAGGGAGAACAAGCAGAGGCTTAATGAGTTTGCTAAAGAACTCAGGTCCTTCAGAAGTGTTGACATGTCAG GATGCAACTTTGGAGATGAAGGACTGTTTTTTCTTGCTGAAAGCCTTGGGTATAATCAG ACTGTTGAGGAAGTTAGTTTTTCTGCAAATGGGATTACAGCTGCGGGAGTTAAAGCCTTTGATGGTGTTCTTCAATCAAATATTATGTTGAAGGTTCTTAACCTCTCTGGAAACCCTATCGGTGATGAAGGAGCTAAG ACTTTATGTGCTACATTGATGGAAAATTCTAGCATTGAGATTCTTCAGCTGAACAGTACTGATCTAGGAGACGAG GGTGCGAAAGAAATTGCTGAGTTGTTGAAGAGAAACTCAACCTTGAGGGTTATTGAGCTGAATAATAACATGATTGACTATTCT GGATTCACAAGTCTTGCTGGAGCTCTTCCTGAGAATAATACAATACGAAATTTACATCTCAA TGGAAACTATGGTGGTGCATTGGGTGCCAATGCTTTATCCAAAGGTCTTGAGGGTAATAAGTCTTTACGG GAGCTTCATTTGCATGGAAACTCCATTGGAGATGAAGGGATCCGTGCTTTGATGGCTGGTCTTTCTTCCCacaaag GGAAACTGGCTCTGCTTGACCTCGGTAACAACTCAATCACCGCAAAGGGTGCCTTCTATGTAGCAGAATACATCAAGAGAAGCAAGTGCCTGGTTTGGTTGAACCTGTACATGAATGACATAGGCGATGAG GGAGCTGAAAAGGTAGCAGATGCTCTGAAGCAGAACCGTTCAATTGCAACCATTGACATT GGTGGAAACAACATCCACGCAGAGGGAGTTAATGCTATAGCGCAAGCTCTGAAAGATAATGCAATTATTACGACG TTAGAGGTTGGTTATAATCCCATAGGACCTGATGGAGCAAAAGCCTTATCCGAAATTCTCAAGTTCCATGGAAATGTAAAGACGCTCAAACTTGGTTGGTGCCAG ATAGCAGCTAAGGGTGCTGAATACGTTGCAGACATGTTGAGATATAACAACACGATCTCGGTTTTGGACTTGCGAGCAAATGGACTTAGAGATGAG GGAGCTTCTTGTTTAGCTCGGAGCTTAAAAGTAGTTAATGAAGCTCTGACGTCAGTGGATCTAGGATTCAATGAGATTCgg GATGATGGTGCATTCGCCATTGCTCAAGCTCTAAAGGCCAACGAAGATGTCACAGTTACATCAATAAACCTGGGGAACAACTTCATCACCAAGTTTGGACAG AGTGCTCTTACGGATGCTAGAGACCATGTTCTTGAGATGACTGAAAAGGAAGTAGAGATTTtcttctag
- the LOC103868093 gene encoding iron-sulfur assembly protein IscA, chloroplastic-like, translating to MMALAGIATSNPTFLQLRVSTTSLRHVAPRNSISFPRSSYVNLNRRSRLCVRSSSSAPVASAMEGLKPAISLTESALKHLNKMRSERGEDLCLRIGVKQGGCSGMSYTMDFENRANARPDDSTIEYEGFAIVCDPKSMLFLFGMQLDYSDALIGGGFSFSNPNATQTCGCGKSFAAEM from the exons ATGATGGCGTTGGCTGGAATCGCGACTTCGAATCCAACTTTTCTTCAGCTAAGGGTCTCTACGACAAGCTTACGTCATGTGGCTCCACGTAATTCGATTTCATTTCCTCGTTCGTCGTACGTGAATCTCAATCGGAGAAGCCGTCTCTGTGTTCGGTCCTCCTCCTCTGCTCCAG TGGCATCTGCGATGGAGGGATTGAAGCCGGCGATATCATTGACGGAGAGTGCGCTTAAGCATCTGAATAAGATGAGATCAGAGCGTGGGGAAGATTTGTGTTTGAGAATTGGTGTGAAACAAGGAGGTTGTTCGGGGATGTCTTATACGATGGACTTTGAGAACAGAGCTAACGCAAGACCGGATGATTCCACCATTGAATATGAAGGCTTCGCTATAG tTTGTGATCCAAAGAGCATGCTCTTCCTTTTCGGAATGCAGCTAGATTACAGCGACGCTTTGATCGGTGGAGGCTTCTCTTTCTCCAACCCTAACGCTACACAAACCTGTGGATGTGGGAAGTCTTTTGCTGCCGAGATGTGA
- the LOC103868091 gene encoding RNA cytidine acetyltransferase 1, whose product MRKKVDERIRTLIENGVKLRHRSMFVIVGDKSRDQIVNLHHILSKSMVKSNTSVLWCYKNRLDISSHNKKRSKQLKKMKERGQLDPEKLDAFSLFLDVGEVTYCMYKDSERVLGNTYGMCILQDFEALTPNLLARTIETVEGGGLVVLLLQSLASLTSLCTMVMDVHDRFRTESHSETSGRFNERFLLSLASCKACVVMDDELNILPLSSHIRSITKVPAKEDTDGLSEAEQDLKSLKDALSDDFPVGPLIKKCCTLDQGKAVVTFFDAILDKTLRSIVALIASRGRGKSAALGLAVAGAVAAGYSNIYVTAPSPDNLKTFFEFVCKGFDALEYKEHLEYDIVRSVNPDFKKAIVRINIFKQHRQTIQYIQPHEHEKLSQVELLVIDEAAAIPLPVVKSLLGPYLVFLSSTVSGYEGTGRSLSLKLLQQLEEQSRAPATGVEGSLSGCLFKKIELTESIRYASGDPIESWLNGLLCLDVANCLPSPSCHPLPSQCDLYYVNRDTLFSYHKDSELFLQRMMALCVSSHYKNSPNDLQLLADAPAHHLFVLLGPVDESKNQLPDILCVVQVCLEGQISEKSAVRSLRDGHSPHGDQIPWKFCEQFRDLVFPTLSGARIVRIAVHPNAMKMGYGSAAVELLTRYFEGQLASISEGDDELDVEASPVKVTEAAKKASLLEEQIKPRANLPPLLVPLRDRRPERLHYLGVSFGLTLDLFRFWRKHKFAPFYISQIQSSVTGEHTCMLLKPLNNEEFEVSESDELGFFAPFYKDFRIRFSKLLSDKFKKMDYKLAMSVLNPKINFAEVDSSGNLANGYLKKLDRVFSPYDMERLRAYTDNLVDFNLVYDLCKTLAHHYFQEKLPVSLSYVQASVLLCLGLQESDFSTIERQMQLERGQIHSLLLKVGKKLYKYLNGIAASEIEATFPRLKERVLEPHNVSVDEDLREGAKQVEEQMRAKIELDPELLEQFAIGGKEAEALEKSKISSSGIISIETTKPEYKPKPSGFDKTAKKRGHDNKHSSKSHKKRRA is encoded by the exons ATGAGGAAGAAGGTAGACGAACGTATCAGGACTCTGATTGAAAACGGTGTTAAGCTTAGACACCGTTCCATGTTTGTCATCGTCGGTGACAAGTCTCGTGACCAG ATAGTGAATCTTCATCACATTTTGTCAAAATCGATGGTGAAGTCTAACACAAGTGTGCTATGGTGCTACAAGAACAGACTCGACATTAGCAG TCACAATAAAAAACGTTCGAAGcagctgaagaagatgaaggagaGAGGACAACTAGATCCTGAAAAGCTTGAcgctttctctctttttcttgaTGTTGGGGAAGTAACATATTGCATGTACAAAGACTCTGAAAGAGTCCTCGGGAATACTTATGGCATGTGCATCCTACAG GATTTTGAAGCTCTAACCCCAAATCTACTAGCAAGAACCATTGAGACGGTGGAAGGGGGTGGGCTAGTTGTATTGTTATTACAGTCTCTTGCTTCGCTTACTAGTCTATGCACCATGGTTATG GATGTGCACGATAGATTTCGAACTGAGTCACACTCTGAAACTTCTGGACGTTTCAATGAGCGTTTTCTGTTATCACTAGCGTCCTGCAAAGCGTGCGTCGTCATGGATGATGAGTTGAATATATTGCCGCTTTCTTCTCATATCAGATCTATCACAAAAGTTCCAGCAAAGGAG GATACGGATGGACTTTCTGAGGCAGAACAAGACCTAAAGAGTTTGAAAGATGCACTAAGTGATGATTTTCCTGTTGGTCCTTTGATTAAGAAGTGCTGCACATTGGATCAG GGTAAAGCTGTTGTCACATTTTTCGATGCAATATTGGATAAGACCCTCAGGAGCATAGTTGCTCTAATTGCTAGTCGAGGGCGTGGAAAGTCTGCCGCACTTGGTCTAGCTGTTGCCGGAGCTGTTGCTGCTGG GTACTCTAATATCTACGTAACAGCACCAAGCCCAGATAACTTGAAAACATTCTTCGAGTTTGTTTGCAAAGGTTTCGATGCTCTTGAATACAAG GAACATCTTGAGTATGATATTGTGAGAAGTGTGAATCCTGACTTTAAGAAAGCAATCGTACGGATAAATATCTTTAAACAGCACAGGCAAACTATCCAG TATATACAACCTCATGAACACGAGAAGCTCTCACAAGTTGAGCTGTTGGTGATTGATGAAGCAGCAGCAATTCCTTTGCCAGTTGTGAAGTCGCTACTTGGACCTTACCTAGTTTTCTTATCTTCCACTGTCAGTGG CTATGAAGGTACCGGTAGATCTTTGTCCCTGAAACTCCTTCAACAGTTAGAAGAACAAAGCCGAGCCCCTGCTACTGGTGTTGAAGGCTCCCTTTCTG GTTGCCTTTTCAAGAAGATAGAACTTACTGAGTCAATTAGATACGCTTCTGGAGATCCAATTGAATCCTGGCTCAATGGTCTACTATGCCTTGATGTTGCTAATTGTCTCCCCAGTCCTTCATG TCATCCTCTGCCAAGCCAGTGTGATCTCTACTATGTCAACCGAGACACACTGTTTTCTTATCACAAAGACAGTGAGTTGTTTCTACAG CGAATGATGGCACTTTGTGTCTCTTCTCACTACAAGAACTCTCCTAATGATCTTCAATTGCTGGCGGATGCTCCTGCTCATCATTTGTTTGTGCTGCTCG GTCCTGTTGATGAATCCAAAAACCAGCTCCCTGATATACTCTGTGTTGTTCAG GTGTGTCTTGAAGGACAGATATCTGAGAAATCAGCTGTCAGAAGTTTAAGAGATGGTCATTCACCACATGGAGATCAGATACCATGGAAGTTCTGTGAACAGTTCCGGGACCTTGTCTTTCCAACTCTCTCTGGTGCTCGTATTGTACGCATAGCAGTCCACCCCAACGCCATGAAG ATGGGTTATGGTTCTGCTGCGGTTGAACTATTGACCAG ATATTTTGAGGGTCAGCTAGCTTCAATATCAGAAGGTGATGATGAACTCGATGTGGAGGCTTCACCAGTTAAAGTTACCGAAGCTGCTAAGAAG GCTTCTTTGCTTGAGGAACAGATAAAACCACGCGCCAATCTTCCACCTTTGCTGGTTCCTCTTCGCGATCGACGACCTGAGAGACTCCACTACCTAGGTGTCTCTTTTGGTCTTACTTTGGATCTTTTCCGTTTCTGGAGGAAACACAAATTTGCTCCTTTCTATATCAGTCAGATACAA AGTTCTGTGACCGGTGAGCACACATGTATGCTTCTGAAACCATTAAACAACGAAGAGTTTGAAGTTAGTGAGTCAGATGAATTGGGCTTCTTTGCTCCCTTCTATAAAG ATTTCAGGATAAGGTTCTCTAAGCTGTTGAGCGATAAGTTCAAGAAGATGGATTATAAACTTGCAATGAG TGTCTTAAACCCTAAGATCAACTTCGCAGAAGTTGATTCTTCAGGAAACTTAGCAAATGGATATTTGAAGAAACTCGACAGAGTCTTTTCGCCTTATGATATGGAGAGACTCAGAGCATACACTGACAATCTTGTGGACTTCAATCTG GTTTATGACCTCTGCAAAACTCTAGCACATCACTATTTTCAAGAGAAGCTCCCGGTCTCGCTTTCATATGTTCAAGCTTCTGTACTCCTGTGCTTGGGCTTGCAAGAGTCTGATTTCTCTACCATCGAG AGACAAATGCAGTTAGAGAGGGGGCAAATACACTCTCTTCTATTGAAGGTTGGTAAGAAGTTATACAAATATTTGAATGGAATCGCAGCATCAGAGATCGAAGCCACCTTCCCTCGTTTGAAAGAA AGAGTGCTTGAACCTCACAATGTATCTGTAGACGAAGATCTCAGGGAAGGAGCAAAACAAGTCGAG GAACAAATGAGGGCGAAGATAGAATTGGATCCTGAGCTGCTTGAACAATTTGCTATCGGTGGCAAAGAAGCTGAAGCTTTGGAAAAGTCTAAGATCTCTTCAAGTGGTATCATCAGTATCGAGACTACAAAACCTGAATACAAGCCAAAACCAAGTGGGTTTGATAAAACCGCCAAAAAGAGAGGCCATGATAATAAGCACTCCTCAAAATCCCACAAGAAGAGAAGAGCCTGA
- the LOC103868094 gene encoding zinc finger protein 5 has protein sequence MSRTGESSSGSSSDRTIKLFGFELISGGRSPEVTTADSVSSSTKNTTSFIAKRLECQYCGKEFANSQALGGHQNAHKKERLKKKRLQLQARRASIGYYLTSHHQPITTSFQRPYKTPSYCAFSSMHVNNQMGLFNDEWSPISSQISFGNKDMSQDIIEQNGEMGKVYPGVRQNMIQFQRDLTSPSGPKRSIKSLDLHLGIAGDTV, from the coding sequence ATGTCTCGCACAGGCGAAAGCTCCTCAGGCTCGTCCTCCGACAGGACCATTAAACTGTTCGGCTTCGAACTCATCAGCGGTGGTCGTTCCCCTGAAGTCACAACGGCCGATAGTGTAAGCTCTTCAACGAAAAACACGACGTCGTTTATAGCTAAAAGACTCGAGTGCCAATACTGTGGCAAAGAGTTTGCAAATTCTCAAGCCTTGGGTGGTCACCAAAACGCTCACAAGAAGGagaggttgaagaagaagaggcttCAGCTTCAAGCTCGACGAGCCAGCATCGGCTATTACCTCACCAGCCATCACCAACCGATAACGACGTCGTTTCAGAGACCATACAAGACGCCGTCATATTGCGCCTTCTCTTCCATGCACGTGAATAATCAGATGGGTTTGTTCAACGATGAGTGGTCTCCGATTTCGTCGCAGATTAGCTTTGGTAATAAGGACATGTCTCAAGATATTATTGAACAAAATGGTGAGATGGGTAAGGTGTACCCGGGTGTGAGGCAAAACATGATTCAGTTTCAGAGAGATCTGACTTCTCCTTCTGGTCCGAAGAGAAGCATTAAGTCGCTGGATCTTCATCTGGGGATTGCTGGAGATACGGTATAA
- the LOC103868095 gene encoding two-component response regulator ARR4, whose translation MAKDGGVSCLRSSEMLNVGIGGMEPPPLDLDEVHVLAVDDSLVDRIVIERLLRITSCKVTAVDSGWRALEFLGLDNDKASDEFDKLKVDMIITDYCMPGMTGYELLKKIKESSSFRQVPVVIMSSENVLTRIDRCLEEGAEDFLLKPVKLADVKRLRSCLTGDVKLSNGNKRKLPEDSVSVDTSLPPPPLSLTFSTNSSDSSPPLSPVEVFSSPLSSPEDDDDVLTSSPEGSPMSEESPIRRQKMGSPGLD comes from the exons ATGGCCAAAGATGGTGGCGTTTCTTGTCTACGTAGCTCAGAGATGCTGAACGTCGGTATCGGAGGAATGGAACCTCCACCGTTAGATTTAGATGAAGTTCATGTCTTGGCCGTCGATGACAGCCTCGTCGATCGGATTGTCATCGAGAGATTGCTTCGTATTACCTCCTGCAAAG TCACGGCGGTTGATAGCGGATGGCGTGCTCTAGAGTTTCTAGGACTAGATAACGATAAGGCATCTGACGAATTTGAT AAATTGAAAGTTGATATGATCATAACTGATTACTGTATGCCTGGAATGACCGGTTACGAGCTTCTCAAGAAAATCAAG GAATCGTCCAGTTTCCGACAAGTCCCAGTTGTAATAATGTCGTCGGAGAACGTGTTGACCAGAATCGACAGGTGCCTTGAAGAAGGTGCGGAGGATTTTTTACTGAAACCGGTGAAACTCGCCGACGTGAAGCGACTTAGAAGCTGTTTAACCGGAGACGTTAAACTTTCAAACGGAAACAAACGGAAGCTTCCGGAAGATTCTGTTTCCGTCGACACTTCGCTTCCACCGCCGCCGCTATCCTTGACTTTCTCCACTAATTCGTCGGACTCTTCTCCGCCGTTATCTCCCGTGGAAGTCTTTTCTTCGCCACTCTCATCtcctgaagatgatgatgatgtgttGACTTCGTCGCCTGAGGGTTCGCCGATGTCGGAGGAGTCGCCGATTCGACGGCAGAAGATGGGGAGTCCCGGATTAGATTAG
- the LOC103868096 gene encoding UDP-glycosyltransferase 90A2: MESEKKVHVVLFPYMSKGHMIPMLQLARLLLSHSFNKDISVTVFTTPLNRPFVADSLSGTKATIITLPFPKNVPEIPPGVECTDKLPSISSLYVPFTRATKSMQPDFERELTSLPRVSFMVSDGFLWWTLESALKLGFPRLVFLGMNCMSPSILDSVFKNQLLSNVKSETEAVAVPEFPWIKVRKCDFVEDMFDTKPTTDPGFELILDQCASMSQSQGIIFNTFDDLEPVFIDFYKRTRELKPWALGPLCLGKNSLEDEGEEKVKSVWMKWLDEKRDKGCYVLYVAFGSQSEISIEQVEEIALGLEESKVNFLWVVKGSEIGKGFEERVGERGMVVKDEWVDQRKILEHESVRGFLSHCGWNSLMESICAAVPILAFPVAAEQPLNAMLVVEELRVAERVVAASDGVARRGEVAEKVKEMMEGEKGKELRRNVEVYGKKAKKALEEDVGSSWKNLKNLINEFCNNIGT, encoded by the exons ATGGAGTCAGAAAAAAAAGTTCACGTCGTTTTGTTCCCATACATGTCCAAAGGGCACATGATACCTATGCTCCAGCTAGCCCGTCTCCTCCTCTCCCACTCCTTCAACAAAGACATCTCCGTCACCGTCTTCACCACTCCCTTAAACCGTCCTTTCGTTGCCGACTCACTCTCCGGCACCAAAGCCACCATCATCACCCTCCCTTTCCCCAAGAACGTCCCGGAGATCCCACCCGGCGTGGAGTGCACCGACAAACTTCCGTCCATATCCTCCCTCTACGTCCCTTTCACGAGAGCCACCAAGTCAATGCAGCCCGACTTCGAGCGGGAGCTCACGTCACTGCCACGCGTCAGTTTCATGGTCTCTGACGGTTTCTTGTGGTGGACGCTAGAGTCGGCTCTGAAGCTAGGGTTTCCTCGGCTTGTTTTCTTGGGCATGAACTGCATGTCCCCTTCTATATTGGACAGTGTTTTTAAAAACCAGCTTCTGTCTAATGTTAAGTCGGAGACGGAGGCTGTTGCTGTACCGGAGTTTCCGTGGATTAAGGTTAGAAAATGTGATTTTGTTGAAGATATGTTTGATACAAAACCCACCACAGATCCTGGATTCGAGCTTATCCTTGATCAATGCGCGTCTATGAGTCAGAGTCAAGGTATCATATTCAACACGTTCGATGATCTTGAGCCGGTGTTTATAGATTTCTATAAGCGTACACGCGAGCTCAAGCCATGGGCACTTGGACCGCTCTGTCTTGGAAAAAACTC CTTGGAGGATGAGGGAGAAGAGAAGGTCAAATCTGTTTGGATGAAATGGCTTGATGAAAAGCGAGACAAGGGATGCTACGTTCTCTACGTGGCTTTTGGGTCACAATCCGAGATCTCTATAGAACAAGTAGAGGAGATTGCGCTAGGGTTGGAAGAATCAAAGGTGAACTTTCTTTGGGTGGTGAAAGGAAGTGAAATAGGGAAAGGGTTTGAAGAGAGAGTGGGAGAGAGAGGAATGGTGGTGAAAGATGAATGGGTTGATCAAAGGAAGATACTAGAGCACGAGAGTGTAAGAGGGTTCTTGAGCCACTGTGGGTGGAACTCTCTGATGGAGAGCATTTGCGCTGCGGTTCCAATCTTGGCGTTTCCTGTAGCAGCCGAGCAACCTTTGAATGCGATGTTGGTGGTGGAAGAGCTGAGAGTGGCGGAGAGAGTGGTGGCGGCGAGTGATGGAGTTGCGAGGAGAGGAGAGGTTGCAGAGAAAGTGAAGGAGATGATGGAGGGAGAGAAAGGGAAAGAGCTGAGGAGGAATGTTGAAGTATATGGCAAGAAGGCGAAGAAGGCTTTGGAGGAAGATGTTGGCTCTTCTTGGAAGAATTTGAAAAACCTAATCAATGAGTTTTGTAACAATATTGGAACATGA